CGGCGACCGGCCAGCTCTCACGGGGCGCCGGCCGGCTGATCGTCCTGCCAGACCCAGTGGCCGGTCGTGTCGGGGGCGTAGAGGCTGCGGCCCCCGGGGTAGGTGCAGCCGTCGTTGGGGATCGCGGTCCAGGGGTCGTCGTCGGAAACGGTGACGCGGACGGTCTGCCCGTCGAGCGGCCCGCCGTGCAGTTCGACTGCGATCGTGGTGTTGTCGTCGCTCATGACCCCCTTGTGCCCCGACAGGTACAGACCAATTCAGGCAACAGGAACCCGCCTCACGCAGGTCACCCGCGACCACGGCCCCGGATCGCCCGTTCTGCCACACCTTCGACCTGCGTCGCCAGGCGTTCCTCCGGAGGATCGACCTGGAACACACGTCCGGCCCCGGTAGACCCCTCGGCTCGGAAACCAGCGACCCACAGCCCGCTACGACGTAGACAAATCAGTCAAGTGGGCTTGTTTCGTCCTCGGTGGTCACGTCGCGGTGGGGACGTAGGGTGCTGCTGCGACCTGGGCCATCGTCCGAAGATTCGCGAAGTAGGAGGCGCAGTACTCCTCGTCGATCAGAGGAACGATCTTGTCGAGGTCGGCGATGCAGCCCCAGAGGAAGGCGATGCCACTGCCGTCGAGCCCGCCCTTCAGCCCCCTCTGCACGAGGCCGGCGACGTCGGCGTCCAGGAGGACCAGATCCACGCCGTCGAGGTCCACACCGCGGAAGCCGTCGGGGAACACGGCACGCAGGTGGTCCTCCCGCAAACGGGCGAGTCCGCCTTCGAGCCGCGCTCCGCCCACCTCAGTGGCTGTCGCCTCTGGCGCGGACGGTGGGCGAAGGAGCAGGGAGACGGCGTCGAACACGGCACGCAGCATGGCGACGGCCCGGACCGGGCGGAGGGCGGCACTCGACTCGGCGCCCTGTGTGAGCTTGTCGCGCAGCGATCGGCAGCGGTCGAGTTCGACGGCGAGCTCGGCCGTGATGAGCCCGGCGTCGGTGGCCCGCCCGATGAGGACGTGAAGCGGTTCGTTCGTGGTCAGACGTTCAGCGAGGACGTGCTCCAGGGCGATCAGGGAGTGCGTGACGGCGACGGTGGCGAACTCGTACCGGTAGGAGGAGTGCCGGACGAGCTCGCGGGAAGTTTCCAACGTGCTCATGACGTACATCGACGCGCCGCTGGGCAGAACCAGGTCGGCAACCAGAGGGTGCATCTCCGCACAGTCGAGAACGAGGTCGCGGGTGCGCGGGTCTCGTACCGGCAGGAGGAGCGGGTCGGACTGCGGTGGCAGGGTGTTCACCGGCGCAGTCTTGCCGCCGGACGGCTGTCGGTGCCATCGGATTCGCTCGGGACGGCCGGTAACCCCCGTCCGCATCCCGCCGGCGGGTCCGACCGTGGAGAACCAGCTCAGCCGTGGAAGGTGGTGGTCACCTCCAGGGGCGCCCGGCCGGTCCCCACCTGGTTCACCGGCGCGGCCTCGTCCGCGTAGCCGAAGGAGATCCCCACGAGCAGCTTCCCTTCGTCTACGCGCAGCTCGTCGCGGACGGTGTCCGCGTAGAAGCTGAGCAGGCCCTGCGGGCAACTCGCCACGCCGTACGCGGTCATGGCCAGCAGCAGCGTCTGCAGGTAGGCGCCGACGTCCGCGGCCAGTCGCGGCCCGCCGTCACCGGTGACGAACAGAAACGCGGCGTGGGGCGCCCCGTAGAAGCCGATGCTCTCCGCGTCGTAGGCCGCGCGGGCGGGGTGGTCGTCGGGGCCGATGCCCAGGGCTCCGTACAGATCGGCACCGAAGGCGGCCCGCCGTTCGTGGTGGACGGGGGCGTACATGTCCTCCGAGTACGGGTAGTCGGCCGAGACGCGTCGCTCCGCGTGGGCCGCCCGCAGGGCGTCGGCCAGACGGTCTCGCCGTGAGCCGCCGACGATCTCCACCTGCCACGGCTGCGCGTTGGAGTTGGACGGCGCCGCTCCGGCGAGGGAGAAGATCGCGCGCAGAACGTCCCCGGGCACCGGGTCGGGGCGGAACGCGCGGGTCGCACGCCGCCCGCGAATCAAACGCTCGGCGTACTCCTCCGCTCGCGTCCCGCCCGCCCGCGTCCCGACAGCAGGCACTCCGACGGCAGGTGTCCCCACGGCGGGTGTCCCGACGGCAGGTGTCTCGCTCGTGCGTGTCCAGGTGAAGACCGGCCTGCTCATGAAGCTCTCCTCGGAATCGCTTAAGTAAACGTAGCCGTTTACCTAGAAGCACTGTAACCAGACACCCACCCCGAAGTAAACGAAGTCGTATACTTAATCCATGACCACGGTGACGACGGCATCGCGACGGCAGGGCCGCGGAGGGCGGGAGCGCATCCTGGCGGCCGCGGCCGAACTGTTCACGGCCCAGGGGATCAACGCGACCGGCATGGAGCAGATCGCGGAGCGGGCACCGGTGTCCAAGCGCACCCTCTACGCACACTTCCGAACCAAGGACGAACTTGTCCTCGCCCACCTGAGGGACCTCGCCTCGACGGGGCGCACTCTGGAGGGCGCGCTGGTGCGCGAGGAGGTTTCCGCCAAGGAGAGAATCCTCGCGCTGTTCGATCCGCCCCCGGCGGGCACCGATCCCGTGCGCGGCTGTCCGTTCATCGATGCC
The nucleotide sequence above comes from Streptomyces sp. NBC_01116. Encoded proteins:
- a CDS encoding nitroreductase family protein; this encodes MSRPVFTWTRTSETPAVGTPAVGTPAVGVPAVGTRAGGTRAEEYAERLIRGRRATRAFRPDPVPGDVLRAIFSLAGAAPSNSNAQPWQVEIVGGSRRDRLADALRAAHAERRVSADYPYSEDMYAPVHHERRAAFGADLYGALGIGPDDHPARAAYDAESIGFYGAPHAAFLFVTGDGGPRLAADVGAYLQTLLLAMTAYGVASCPQGLLSFYADTVRDELRVDEGKLLVGISFGYADEAAPVNQVGTGRAPLEVTTTFHG
- a CDS encoding helix-turn-helix domain-containing protein → MTTVTTASRRQGRGGRERILAAAAELFTAQGINATGMEQIAERAPVSKRTLYAHFRTKDELVLAHLRDLASTGRTLEGALVREEVSAKERILALFDPPPAGTDPVRGCPFIDAAVEFPDPRSAVHSYAREQKLLMVRLVADLVAEMGCHRPAALAEQLVTLADGAASRAMVLGEADYGRHARAAAEILLENALSTTD